The following nucleotide sequence is from Paenibacillus andongensis.
TCCATAATTTGATCTCCAATGCGATTAAGTATTCGCCGGGTGCGACGAAAATTGATATTTATGTGGAAACCGATAACGGAAAAGTGTTAATTAAGATCCAAGATTACGGTCTGGGCATTCCAGCCGAGGCTTTGGACAAACTATTTACGAGGTTTTATCGTGTTGATAATTCGGATCGCAGGAAAATCGGAGGTACGGGTCTAGGGTTATCTATAGTCAAGGAGATCATTGAAGCCCATCATGGGAAAGTGGTTGTTGATACGGAGCTGGGCAAAGGCTCCATCTTTATTGTTCAGTTAGTTGAAATTGATGCCGAATAGTCGGGTGAAAAACATGTTCAAACCGCGAAAAGCTTGCGGATGGGCATGTTTTTTCGTTTAATCTGATATCGTTAATGTCGAATTATAGAGGGATTTGTCAAAATTCATCGAATTCACAGAAAAGATTAATGATCAAATGTTAATTACTAGTCAGTTTTTTCAACAGAAAGGTAAGATTCCACGGCTGTACAAGTGGGGGACTTGTCTGACAAAGGAGGAGTAATAAGGAATGAAGCCACAGAAAACTGTACATGTAAAAGGATGGGTAAGAAAGGTATCATTTAAGTCGTTTAAAGCAAGAATGACGGCCATGCTTCTCGTTATCGCACTTGTTCCGATGCTGTTTAGTATTATTTTTTCTTCTTATTATTTGAATAAAGTCGTGACAGGTGAAGTTCACTCTAAGGAAGAGAGTGTCGTTAAAGCCAATGTAACAGCCATTGATTATTCTATCCAGCGTCACATAGCGATTTTGAAAGAAATGCAAAAGTTTGATGAGATCAAAAGTGGCAATGAACAAGAAATTATGAAGACACTTAAGAAATTTGAACAAGCCAACAAAGAAGTTGAACAGTATGTTTATGCAAATAAAGACGATATTGCGCTTACTTCAGCAGGGCAAAAGATTCCTATAGGCGAACGCGATTACGTTAAGCAAGCCAAGCAGACGAAGCTGCCTGTGAGTAGTGATTTGCTCGTTAGTAAAGCTTCAGGTAAAAATGTCATCATTGTCTTTGTCCCGCTGCTGGATGATAAGCAAAACTATATCGGCGGGTTGTTCTGTCCACTAACAACGGATAATCTCTCCGTCTACACAAAGACGATAAAAATGGGCCAGACAGGCTACGGATATTTAATATCTCCTACCGGAATGCTCTTAACCCATCCTGACGCGGGTAAAGTAGGCAAAAAAATGGACGATGTATTTACGCCGTCGGAAGCAGCTAAGATTAAAGAGACTGTTTTGAAAGAAGAGAAAGGAACATTTCAATTTACAAGCGATGATGGGGTCGCTATAGAAATTAGCTATGATACAATTCCTTCTACGGGTTGGCGCTTGGTTACGAATTTAGTCAATGCGGAAGTCTATAGCTCGGTAAAAACAGCCAATCAAGTATCGATCTGGCTGACTGTGATCACGACTATCGTAGTAGCGGCTTTCGCACTGGTTGTCTCGACGAAAACAACGAAACCAGTTATTGCTATTACGGAAGCCGTGAAAAAGATGGCTGATGGCGACTTAACTCCACGTCTTGCTATCAAGCGAAGTGATGAGCTCGGACAACTTGCTGATAACATGAATCTTATGCTCGATTCTTTCTCAGACATTGTTGGAAAAGCTAGATACACCGCGGAACAGTTAGGCGCTTCGTCAGAGGAGCTTACGGCTTGCGCTGCGGAATCGGTCGACGTTGCTACTACGATATCCGAATCGATTCAAGAAGTGTTCAATGCAAGTAAAGGCCAACTGCAAGGAGCGGAGCAGACATCTACCGCGATGGGGGAAATGGCTATTGGGGTACAAAGGATTGCTGAATCTTCGTCGGTCGTGACAGAAGCATCTCATGCTTCGCTGTTGGAAGTTCAACAAGGACGCGTTGCAATCAATCAGGCTGTCGAACAGATGAAGTTCATAAATGAATCCGTCGGGAAATCGGCGGATGATATGAGAGCACTTGAATCGTACTCACAAAAAATCGGTGAAATTGTATCTGTTATTACTGAAATTACAAGCCAAACCCAGCTGCTTTCCCTCAACGCTTCTATTGAGGCTGCACGCGCCGGCGAACAAGGACGCGGTTTTGCAGTGGTAGCGAACGAAGTCAAGAAGCTGGCTGAACAGTCGTCATCCTCTGCAGCAGATATTTCGAGTTTGATTCGGGAAGTACAGTCCTCGACGTCAAGAGCCGTACAAGCAATGAATAAAGGAGTGCTGGACGTAGAGAAAGGGTCCGAGCTAATTGATGCAGCAGGGCAGGTCTTTAATCGCGTTACCGCGACATTCCAAGAAATT
It contains:
- a CDS encoding methyl-accepting chemotaxis protein, which produces MKPQKTVHVKGWVRKVSFKSFKARMTAMLLVIALVPMLFSIIFSSYYLNKVVTGEVHSKEESVVKANVTAIDYSIQRHIAILKEMQKFDEIKSGNEQEIMKTLKKFEQANKEVEQYVYANKDDIALTSAGQKIPIGERDYVKQAKQTKLPVSSDLLVSKASGKNVIIVFVPLLDDKQNYIGGLFCPLTTDNLSVYTKTIKMGQTGYGYLISPTGMLLTHPDAGKVGKKMDDVFTPSEAAKIKETVLKEEKGTFQFTSDDGVAIEISYDTIPSTGWRLVTNLVNAEVYSSVKTANQVSIWLTVITTIVVAAFALVVSTKTTKPVIAITEAVKKMADGDLTPRLAIKRSDELGQLADNMNLMLDSFSDIVGKARYTAEQLGASSEELTACAAESVDVATTISESIQEVFNASKGQLQGAEQTSTAMGEMAIGVQRIAESSSVVTEASHASLLEVQQGRVAINQAVEQMKFINESVGKSADDMRALESYSQKIGEIVSVITEITSQTQLLSLNASIEAARAGEQGRGFAVVANEVKKLAEQSSSSAADISSLIREVQSSTSRAVQAMNKGVLDVEKGSELIDAAGQVFNRVTATFQEISDQIQEVSAASQEMSAGTQEVTASMSEIVHMTKASCDHGQGISEGSKKQHATMEEISASAEDLSNMAQELQESLARFKTR